The following DNA comes from Anopheles coustani chromosome 2, idAnoCousDA_361_x.2, whole genome shotgun sequence.
CAACCGATCGAATGAACCACAGTTGTCCAACCAACCGTGAAGGCACAAAACCGGACGGACATCGCTGGGACCGTACCACTTGCCAGCAATTGTTCCATAGGGTACTGGTATTTGCATCTCGACAACCTGCAATCATAGACAATTaaggaaaatgtgtttggTTTGATGTCAAAAGCACTTACATTATTCCTTTTATCGCATTCCTCGACGAAGGAGATCGAGGAATGTTTTCGAACGCTCATATGCTGCGGTAGCAACGGTATCAGCCGGTCGAATGTGCCCACATTATCCTGCAAACCGTGAAGTGCCACAACGGGTCGTACGTTTTTTGGGCCCCACCATTTACCCGCCACTTCACCATAGGGAATGGGAATGCGCACCTCTTCCACCTACGAACAGAAGAGACATGAAGAATGAGGTTGCGGTTAATTTATGATCGTAGATGAACTTTGGACACAGCACATAACATGCCATTTCTCGGTCGCGTATGTCCCGTGGGACATTCCGTGCTTGCCTTGCAGATAACTTACGCCATGTTGCTGATCGTGCTGCTCCACGAGATCATGCGCTTGGTGATGCGATTGTCTACGGGATGGATCACCGGTGGCTACGGCAGCCTGCGGTATGGTCTTCTGCGTCCGGCTTAGCCATGGACTGAGCAACCGATTCAACGTAGAGATGCCACCGAATTTACCCATCGAGACGTTTTCTCTACCGCACTGACACGCACTCAAAAGGTGTCTTTTGACTGTCTTTTCGATTAGTTTTGCAGACTATACTTAAAATGGTCACTGTGTTATCTCATCACCTCCGCGCCTGGCTAGTCTGGGACATTAATGAATGAGCAACATCTTTCACGCAATTCTGTGCGTGTTCTTCAATGATTGTGGTTGTGCTAAAATGACAGCTGATAGCACACGCTTGGAGGAGGATTTTTTACTCGGTGGCGTCAAGCAAGCTTCTGCTACTTTGATCCGTAAAACATTCACACCGAATCCGATGCTCCAAATAccctttttattgaaaataataacatttttGTAACATAATTTTACAGTTTACTCGCAATGCTTCGATCTGGGTTGATGTTGTACCGCTTGAGAAAATCACATATAATCGGTTCCACTAGTTCCGGCTGGGTTAGGTGGGCATGATGGTTTCCAGCAACGTAGGCAACCTCAAATTTCGGATTAATCTTTCGCTGCAAGGCAACCATCTCGTCAAAACGTTCCTTTGACTTCCGATAGGGCGATTCGGTGGCTTTAATGGCAAGAAACGGAACATTGATGCGTTCCGCGAGCTTAAAGTAAATCGTATTGGACCAACCCGGAATGGTCAGGTAGCGAATGCGGCTGTCTCCGTTGAAGAAATACTTTCCTTCGTGGCGTTTCGATGGGCTAATCATGCGTTGTAGAATATGAGGACTGACTTCTCTGGTAAGCGAACCTGCAGTGGCGTGGTATTGCTTCTCAATCATGTCTTCGTAATCGTACGCCGGTGGTTCAGCCGCAATTTCTTTGCCGGTTGCGCGAAGATGTATATCAACTATTTTATCAATGCTGATTGATACCACTGCCGTGACACGGTCTATGCCGTACGATAGCGGGTCCAACTCGTCCAGACAGATTAGTAGATCCACCAATTGTGGAAACAAGGCCGTAAAGGCAAATGCAACATTCGCTGCCATGGAGTGGGCCAGCAGGGAAACCTTATTCCACTTGTAGTAACGAAGAATGTACATCACGAGCGACATGTAATCGATCATACTATAGGTTGTCCCAGCCGGAATACGCGTCGTACGTCCGTGCCCGGGTAAATCGATCGCCAGATAGCTACGATCAGTTGGTAGCAGAGGAATCAACCGATCGAAT
Coding sequences within:
- the LOC131267461 gene encoding probable serine hydrolase — encoded protein: MIDYMSLVMYILRYYKWNKVSLLAHSMAANVAFAFTALFPQLVDLLICLDELDPLSYGIDRVTAVVSISIDKIVDIHLRATGKEIAAEPPAYDYEDMIEKQYHATAGSLTREVSPHILQRMISPSKRHEGKYFFNGDSRIRYLTIPGWSNTIYFKLAERINVPFLAIKATESPYRKSKERFDEMVALQRKINPKFEVAYVAGNHHAHLTQPELVEPIICDFLKRYNINPDRSIASKL